The following are from one region of the Magallana gigas chromosome 6, xbMagGiga1.1, whole genome shotgun sequence genome:
- the LOC105329518 gene encoding protein starmaker isoform X3, whose product MASGRAVVACRRASTIFQKAITCRPFSIRPVLSLLQNHPTSSSYHFPRGLSTIDTQPTQGTEGGGGGGEDELFSKIIVEVKGHDPKVLDSYYWYLKQTAFHLDLGPHDTYVQKKPVIDKLTLNKSVHIYKKHRVQYEARTHYRTIIYYYLTGSTASTFLEYIQRNLPEGVAMKVTKYKMERLPEHLQKDTVFSLDEKEKADYILTGKIEDDLKHPEKLDIPNMQKREIANKLLNSLLNSKFEKTKPNSVQDMSESLVVASHQKHTEVISHEPEHKEVISSEPEHKEVISSEPEHTEVISSEPEHTEVIFSEPEHTEVISSEPEHKDIISSKQDENVIKQQSKQAASEEDTSSSDSDSSDSDSDSDSDSDKDEDKKTDKEKEPEENPGNKKDSDVDADTEVKPPKEK is encoded by the exons ATGGCTTCCGGTAGGGCAGTAGTGGCATGCCGAAGAGCTTCAACTATATTCCAG AAGGCTATCACCTGTCGCCCATTCAGCATTAGACCAGTTCTTTCACTGTTGCAAAACCATCCCACAAG TTCATCCTACCATTTCCCACGGGGTTTAAGCACGATCGATACACAACCAACACAGGGGACAGAGGGAGGTGGAGGAGGGGGGGAAGATGAACTCTTTAGTAAAATCATTGtagaggtcaaaggtcatgaCCCCAAGGTGCTGGACAGTTACTACTGGTATCTGAAGCAGACGGCTTTCCATTTAGACCTCGGTCCGCATGACAC CTATGTACAAAAGAAACCGGTCATTGACAAGTTGACCCTGAACAAGTCGGTGCACATCTACAAGAAGCACAGAGTTCAGTACGAGGCTCGGACACACTATAGAACAATTATT TATTATTATTTAACTGGGTCAACAGCCTCAACATTTCTTGAGTACATTCAGAGAAACTTACCGGAGGGTGTGGCCATGAAAGTCACCAAG tatAAAATGGAAAGGTTACCAGAACACTTACAAAAAGACACTGTATTCAGTTTGGATGAGAAAGAAAAGGCAGACTATATATTAACCGGAAAAATTGAAGATGACCTGAAGCATCCTGAAAAACTTGATATTCCTAATATGCAGAAAAGGGAAATTGCaaacaaacttttaaattcACTATTAAACAGTAAATTTGAAAAGACTAAACCAAATTCAGTACAAGATATGTCAGAGAGTTTAGTAGTTGCATCTCACCAAAAGCATACAGAAGTAATATCACATGAACCAGAACACAAAGAGGTGATATCTTCAGAACCGGAACATAAAGAGGTGATATCTTCAGAGCCAGAACATACTGAG GTGATATCCTCAGAACCAGAACACACTGAGGTGATATTTTCAGAGCCGGAACATACTGAGGTGATATCCTCAGAACCAGAACATAAAGATATTATCTCATCTAAACAAGAcgaaaatgtaataaaacagCAGTCAAAGCAAGCTGCCTCAGAAGAGGACACTTCGTCTTCTGACAGTGATAGTTCTGACAGTGACAGTGACAGCGATAGTGACAGTGACAAGGATGAGGATAAGAAAACTGACAAGGAAAAAGAACCTGAGGAAAATCCAGGAAACAAAAAAGACAGTGATGTTGATGCAGACACTGAAGTAAAACCCCCAAAAGAAAAGTAA
- the LOC105329518 gene encoding uncharacterized protein isoform X1 has protein sequence MASGRAVVACRRASTIFQKAITCRPFSIRPVLSLLQNHPTSSSYHFPRGLSTIDTQPTQGTEGGGGGGEDELFSKIIVEVKGHDPKVLDSYYWYLKQTAFHLDLGPHDTYVQKKPVIDKLTLNKSVHIYKKHRVQYEARTHYRTIIYYYLTGSTASTFLEYIQRNLPEGVAMKVTKYKMERLPEHLQKDTVFSLDEKEKADYILTGKIEDDLKHPEKLDIPNMQKREIANKLLNSLLNSKFEKTKPNSVQDMSESLVVASHQKHTEVISHEPEHKEVISSEPEHKEVISSEPEHTEVISSEPEHTEVISSEPEHTEVIFSEPEHTEVISSEPEHKDIISSKQDENVIKQQSKQAASEEDTSSSDSDSSDSDSDSDSDSDKDEDKKTDKEKEPEENPGNKKDSDVDADTEVKPPKEK, from the exons ATGGCTTCCGGTAGGGCAGTAGTGGCATGCCGAAGAGCTTCAACTATATTCCAG AAGGCTATCACCTGTCGCCCATTCAGCATTAGACCAGTTCTTTCACTGTTGCAAAACCATCCCACAAG TTCATCCTACCATTTCCCACGGGGTTTAAGCACGATCGATACACAACCAACACAGGGGACAGAGGGAGGTGGAGGAGGGGGGGAAGATGAACTCTTTAGTAAAATCATTGtagaggtcaaaggtcatgaCCCCAAGGTGCTGGACAGTTACTACTGGTATCTGAAGCAGACGGCTTTCCATTTAGACCTCGGTCCGCATGACAC CTATGTACAAAAGAAACCGGTCATTGACAAGTTGACCCTGAACAAGTCGGTGCACATCTACAAGAAGCACAGAGTTCAGTACGAGGCTCGGACACACTATAGAACAATTATT TATTATTATTTAACTGGGTCAACAGCCTCAACATTTCTTGAGTACATTCAGAGAAACTTACCGGAGGGTGTGGCCATGAAAGTCACCAAG tatAAAATGGAAAGGTTACCAGAACACTTACAAAAAGACACTGTATTCAGTTTGGATGAGAAAGAAAAGGCAGACTATATATTAACCGGAAAAATTGAAGATGACCTGAAGCATCCTGAAAAACTTGATATTCCTAATATGCAGAAAAGGGAAATTGCaaacaaacttttaaattcACTATTAAACAGTAAATTTGAAAAGACTAAACCAAATTCAGTACAAGATATGTCAGAGAGTTTAGTAGTTGCATCTCACCAAAAGCATACAGAAGTAATATCACATGAACCAGAACACAAAGAGGTGATATCTTCAGAACCGGAACATAAAGAGGTGATATCTTCAGAGCCAGAACATACTGAGGTCATCTCTTCAGAGCCGGAACATACTGAGGTGATATCCTCAGAACCAGAACACACTGAGGTGATATTTTCAGAGCCGGAACATACTGAGGTGATATCCTCAGAACCAGAACATAAAGATATTATCTCATCTAAACAAGAcgaaaatgtaataaaacagCAGTCAAAGCAAGCTGCCTCAGAAGAGGACACTTCGTCTTCTGACAGTGATAGTTCTGACAGTGACAGTGACAGCGATAGTGACAGTGACAAGGATGAGGATAAGAAAACTGACAAGGAAAAAGAACCTGAGGAAAATCCAGGAAACAAAAAAGACAGTGATGTTGATGCAGACACTGAAGTAAAACCCCCAAAAGAAAAGTAA
- the LOC105329518 gene encoding uncharacterized protein isoform X5 yields the protein MASGRAVVACRRASTIFQKAITCRPFSIRPVLSLLQNHPTSSSYHFPRGLSTIDTQPTQGTEGGGGGGEDELFSKIIVEVKGHDPKVLDSYYWYLKQTAFHLDLGPHDTYVQKKPVIDKLTLNKSVHIYKKHRVQYEARTHYRTIIYYYLTGSTASTFLEYIQRNLPEGVAMKVTKYKMERLPEHLQKDTVFSLDEKEKADYILTGKIEDDLKHPEKLDIPNMQKREIANKLLNSLLNSKFEKTKPNSVQDMSESLVVASHQKHTEVISHEPEHKEVISSEPEHKEVISSEPEHTEVIFSEPEHTEVISSEPEHKDIISSKQDENVIKQQSKQAASEEDTSSSDSDSSDSDSDSDSDSDKDEDKKTDKEKEPEENPGNKKDSDVDADTEVKPPKEK from the exons ATGGCTTCCGGTAGGGCAGTAGTGGCATGCCGAAGAGCTTCAACTATATTCCAG AAGGCTATCACCTGTCGCCCATTCAGCATTAGACCAGTTCTTTCACTGTTGCAAAACCATCCCACAAG TTCATCCTACCATTTCCCACGGGGTTTAAGCACGATCGATACACAACCAACACAGGGGACAGAGGGAGGTGGAGGAGGGGGGGAAGATGAACTCTTTAGTAAAATCATTGtagaggtcaaaggtcatgaCCCCAAGGTGCTGGACAGTTACTACTGGTATCTGAAGCAGACGGCTTTCCATTTAGACCTCGGTCCGCATGACAC CTATGTACAAAAGAAACCGGTCATTGACAAGTTGACCCTGAACAAGTCGGTGCACATCTACAAGAAGCACAGAGTTCAGTACGAGGCTCGGACACACTATAGAACAATTATT TATTATTATTTAACTGGGTCAACAGCCTCAACATTTCTTGAGTACATTCAGAGAAACTTACCGGAGGGTGTGGCCATGAAAGTCACCAAG tatAAAATGGAAAGGTTACCAGAACACTTACAAAAAGACACTGTATTCAGTTTGGATGAGAAAGAAAAGGCAGACTATATATTAACCGGAAAAATTGAAGATGACCTGAAGCATCCTGAAAAACTTGATATTCCTAATATGCAGAAAAGGGAAATTGCaaacaaacttttaaattcACTATTAAACAGTAAATTTGAAAAGACTAAACCAAATTCAGTACAAGATATGTCAGAGAGTTTAGTAGTTGCATCTCACCAAAAGCATACAGAAGTAATATCACATGAACCAGAACACAAAGAGGTGATATCTTCAGAACCGGAACATAAAGAGGTGATATCTTCAGAGCCAGAACATACTGAG GTGATATTTTCAGAGCCGGAACATACTGAGGTGATATCCTCAGAACCAGAACATAAAGATATTATCTCATCTAAACAAGAcgaaaatgtaataaaacagCAGTCAAAGCAAGCTGCCTCAGAAGAGGACACTTCGTCTTCTGACAGTGATAGTTCTGACAGTGACAGTGACAGCGATAGTGACAGTGACAAGGATGAGGATAAGAAAACTGACAAGGAAAAAGAACCTGAGGAAAATCCAGGAAACAAAAAAGACAGTGATGTTGATGCAGACACTGAAGTAAAACCCCCAAAAGAAAAGTAA
- the LOC105329518 gene encoding protein starmaker isoform X4 translates to MASGRAVVACRRASTIFQKAITCRPFSIRPVLSLLQNHPTSSSYHFPRGLSTIDTQPTQGTEGGGGGGEDELFSKIIVEVKGHDPKVLDSYYWYLKQTAFHLDLGPHDTYVQKKPVIDKLTLNKSVHIYKKHRVQYEARTHYRTIIYYYLTGSTASTFLEYIQRNLPEGVAMKVTKYKMERLPEHLQKDTVFSLDEKEKADYILTGKIEDDLKHPEKLDIPNMQKREIANKLLNSLLNSKFEKTKPNSVQDMSESLVVASHQKHTEVISHEPEHKEVISSEPEHKEVISSEPEHTEVISSEPEHTEVIFSEPEHTEVISSEPEHKDIISSKQDENVIKQQSKQAASEEDTSSSDSDSSDSDSDSDSDSDKDEDKKTDKEKEPEENPGNKKDSDVDADTEVKPPKEK, encoded by the exons ATGGCTTCCGGTAGGGCAGTAGTGGCATGCCGAAGAGCTTCAACTATATTCCAG AAGGCTATCACCTGTCGCCCATTCAGCATTAGACCAGTTCTTTCACTGTTGCAAAACCATCCCACAAG TTCATCCTACCATTTCCCACGGGGTTTAAGCACGATCGATACACAACCAACACAGGGGACAGAGGGAGGTGGAGGAGGGGGGGAAGATGAACTCTTTAGTAAAATCATTGtagaggtcaaaggtcatgaCCCCAAGGTGCTGGACAGTTACTACTGGTATCTGAAGCAGACGGCTTTCCATTTAGACCTCGGTCCGCATGACAC CTATGTACAAAAGAAACCGGTCATTGACAAGTTGACCCTGAACAAGTCGGTGCACATCTACAAGAAGCACAGAGTTCAGTACGAGGCTCGGACACACTATAGAACAATTATT TATTATTATTTAACTGGGTCAACAGCCTCAACATTTCTTGAGTACATTCAGAGAAACTTACCGGAGGGTGTGGCCATGAAAGTCACCAAG tatAAAATGGAAAGGTTACCAGAACACTTACAAAAAGACACTGTATTCAGTTTGGATGAGAAAGAAAAGGCAGACTATATATTAACCGGAAAAATTGAAGATGACCTGAAGCATCCTGAAAAACTTGATATTCCTAATATGCAGAAAAGGGAAATTGCaaacaaacttttaaattcACTATTAAACAGTAAATTTGAAAAGACTAAACCAAATTCAGTACAAGATATGTCAGAGAGTTTAGTAGTTGCATCTCACCAAAAGCATACAGAAGTAATATCACATGAACCAGAACACAAAGAGGTGATATCTTCAGAACCGGAACATAAAGAGGTGATATCTTCAGAGCCAGAACATACTGAGGTCATCTCTTCAGAGCCGGAACATACTGAG GTGATATTTTCAGAGCCGGAACATACTGAGGTGATATCCTCAGAACCAGAACATAAAGATATTATCTCATCTAAACAAGAcgaaaatgtaataaaacagCAGTCAAAGCAAGCTGCCTCAGAAGAGGACACTTCGTCTTCTGACAGTGATAGTTCTGACAGTGACAGTGACAGCGATAGTGACAGTGACAAGGATGAGGATAAGAAAACTGACAAGGAAAAAGAACCTGAGGAAAATCCAGGAAACAAAAAAGACAGTGATGTTGATGCAGACACTGAAGTAAAACCCCCAAAAGAAAAGTAA
- the LOC105329519 gene encoding dynein axonemal light chain 1, translated as MAGKGTTIKEALQKWEEKMGVKASESKEVKIFGQIPPIEKMDASLSTLASCEKLSLSTNCIEKIANLNGLKNLKILSLGRNNIKSLTGLEAVGDTLEELWISYNNIEKLKGINVLKRLKVLYMSNNQVKDSNEFGKLADLPVLEELVFVGNPLEEKETAEGTYRDNVAKKLPKLKKLDGVPVIREEAEDEGDS; from the exons ATG GCAGGTAAAGGTACTACAATTAAGGAGGCTCTACAGAAATGG gAGGAAAAAATGGGAGTAAAAGCCTCAGAGTCAAAGGAAGTGAAAATATTTGGTCAGATTCCTCCCATTGAGAAAATGGATGCCTCTCTTTCCACATTGGCTAGCTGCGA AAAATTGTCATTATCCACAAACTGCATTGAAAAAATTGCCAACTTAAATGGTTTGA aaaatttgaaaatattatcaCTTGGGAGAAACAACATCAAATCCCTCACAGGTTTG GAAGCAGTCGGTGATACACTTGAAGAATTGTGGATATCATATAACAACATAGAAAAGCTAAAGGGAATCAATGTCCTCAAAAGACTGAAG gTCCtgtatatgtcaaataaccaAGTGAAAGACAGTAATGAATTTGGCAAACTg GCTGATTTACCTGTGCTAGAAGAGTTGGTGTTTGTGGGAAACCCCCTAGAGGAGAAAGAGACAGCAGAAGGAACATACAGAGACAATGTGGCCAAGAAACTCCCAAAACTCAAAAAGCTTGATG GTGTGCCTGTCATTCGTGAAGAAGCTGAAGATGAAGGGGATTCATGA
- the LOC105329518 gene encoding uncharacterized protein isoform X2, with translation MASGRAVVACRRASTIFQAITCRPFSIRPVLSLLQNHPTSSSYHFPRGLSTIDTQPTQGTEGGGGGGEDELFSKIIVEVKGHDPKVLDSYYWYLKQTAFHLDLGPHDTYVQKKPVIDKLTLNKSVHIYKKHRVQYEARTHYRTIIYYYLTGSTASTFLEYIQRNLPEGVAMKVTKYKMERLPEHLQKDTVFSLDEKEKADYILTGKIEDDLKHPEKLDIPNMQKREIANKLLNSLLNSKFEKTKPNSVQDMSESLVVASHQKHTEVISHEPEHKEVISSEPEHKEVISSEPEHTEVISSEPEHTEVISSEPEHTEVIFSEPEHTEVISSEPEHKDIISSKQDENVIKQQSKQAASEEDTSSSDSDSSDSDSDSDSDSDKDEDKKTDKEKEPEENPGNKKDSDVDADTEVKPPKEK, from the exons ATGGCTTCCGGTAGGGCAGTAGTGGCATGCCGAAGAGCTTCAACTATATTCCAG GCTATCACCTGTCGCCCATTCAGCATTAGACCAGTTCTTTCACTGTTGCAAAACCATCCCACAAG TTCATCCTACCATTTCCCACGGGGTTTAAGCACGATCGATACACAACCAACACAGGGGACAGAGGGAGGTGGAGGAGGGGGGGAAGATGAACTCTTTAGTAAAATCATTGtagaggtcaaaggtcatgaCCCCAAGGTGCTGGACAGTTACTACTGGTATCTGAAGCAGACGGCTTTCCATTTAGACCTCGGTCCGCATGACAC CTATGTACAAAAGAAACCGGTCATTGACAAGTTGACCCTGAACAAGTCGGTGCACATCTACAAGAAGCACAGAGTTCAGTACGAGGCTCGGACACACTATAGAACAATTATT TATTATTATTTAACTGGGTCAACAGCCTCAACATTTCTTGAGTACATTCAGAGAAACTTACCGGAGGGTGTGGCCATGAAAGTCACCAAG tatAAAATGGAAAGGTTACCAGAACACTTACAAAAAGACACTGTATTCAGTTTGGATGAGAAAGAAAAGGCAGACTATATATTAACCGGAAAAATTGAAGATGACCTGAAGCATCCTGAAAAACTTGATATTCCTAATATGCAGAAAAGGGAAATTGCaaacaaacttttaaattcACTATTAAACAGTAAATTTGAAAAGACTAAACCAAATTCAGTACAAGATATGTCAGAGAGTTTAGTAGTTGCATCTCACCAAAAGCATACAGAAGTAATATCACATGAACCAGAACACAAAGAGGTGATATCTTCAGAACCGGAACATAAAGAGGTGATATCTTCAGAGCCAGAACATACTGAGGTCATCTCTTCAGAGCCGGAACATACTGAGGTGATATCCTCAGAACCAGAACACACTGAGGTGATATTTTCAGAGCCGGAACATACTGAGGTGATATCCTCAGAACCAGAACATAAAGATATTATCTCATCTAAACAAGAcgaaaatgtaataaaacagCAGTCAAAGCAAGCTGCCTCAGAAGAGGACACTTCGTCTTCTGACAGTGATAGTTCTGACAGTGACAGTGACAGCGATAGTGACAGTGACAAGGATGAGGATAAGAAAACTGACAAGGAAAAAGAACCTGAGGAAAATCCAGGAAACAAAAAAGACAGTGATGTTGATGCAGACACTGAAGTAAAACCCCCAAAAGAAAAGTAA